The Larimichthys crocea isolate SSNF chromosome XI, L_crocea_2.0, whole genome shotgun sequence genome has a segment encoding these proteins:
- the wdr20b gene encoding WD repeat-containing protein 20 has product MAAEGGGKEMNEIKTQFTTREGVYKLLTHSEYSRPNRVPFNSQGSNPVKVSFVNVNDQSGNGDRICFNVGRELYFYIYKGVRKAADLSKPIDKRIYKGTQPTCHDFNPLTATAESVSLLVGFSAGQVQLIDPIKKETSKLFNEERLIDKSRVTCVRWVPGSESLFLVAHSSGSMYLYNVENTCGTTAPHYQLLKQGENYAVHTCKSKSARNPLLRWTVGEGALNEFAFSPDGKFLACASQDGFLRVFGFDAAELHGTMKSYFGGLLCVCWSPDGRYIVAGGEDDLVTVWSFSDCRVIARGHGHKSWVSVVAFDHCTTSVEDGDPPAEFSGSDEDFHEQIHFGAGRDRANSSHSRLSKRNSTDSRPVSVTYRFGSVGQDTQLCLWDLTEDILFPHLPLSRTRTHTNVMSATSPPATGQTTTTTTTTTTITTTVSTTNPSGTNGKDIVSNSSTSGNPANSLPSTLPRSNSLPHSSAPTGGSTPNSHTGSNNSSTTTTTTTTTKGNSIIDSAFIATGVSKFATLSLHDSRKERHEKDHKRNHSMGHISSKSSDKLNQLSSSRTAKTEVAKTLGTTLCPRMEDVPLLEPLVCKKIAHERLTVLIFLEDCLVTACQEGFVCTWARPGKVGLLSSQNNPANSPSGTVV; this is encoded by the exons ATGGCggcggagggaggagggaaggagatgaACGAAATTAAAACTCAATTCACCACACGAGAAGGCGTCTACAAACTCCTCACTCACTCCGAATACAGCCGCCCGAACAGGGTGCCTTTCAACTCGCAGGGCTCCAATCCCGTCAAGGTCTCCTTCGTCAATGTAAACGACCAGTCCGGCAACGGCGACAGGATCTGTTTCAATGTGGGCCGGGAACTgtacttttatatctacaaaggCGTGAGAAAG GCTGCCGATCTTAGTAAGCCCATAGACAAGAGGATATACAAAGGAACGCAGCCCACGTGTCATGACTTCAACCCCCTCACAGCTACAGCAGAGAGCGTCTCCCTGCTGGTGGGTTTCTCGGCGGGCCAGGTGCAGCTCATAGACCCAATAAAGAAGGAGACAAGCAAACTCTTCAATGAAGAG AGGCTCATAGACAAGTCACGAGTAACGTGCGTACGATGGGTTCCCGGTTCAGAGAGCCTGTTTTTGGTGGCTCACTCCAGTGGCAGCATGTATTTGTACAACGTGGAAAACACCTGTGGGACCACGGCACCTCACTATCAGCTCCTCAAGCAGGGTGAAAACTACGCTGTGCATACGTGCAAGAGCAAGTCAGCCCGCAACCCGTTACTGCGCTGGACAGTGGGCGAAGGGGCGCTCAATGAGTTCGCCTTCTCCCCGGACGGCAAGTTCCTGGCCTGTGCGAGCCAGGACGGTTTCTTGCGGGTGTTCGGCTTCGACGCCGCAGAGCTCCACGGAACAATGAAGAGTTATTTCGGCGGCTTACTGTGCGTGTGCTGGAGCCCGGACGGAAGATATATCGTGGCCGGAGGGGAGGACGACCTGGTGACGGTGTGGTCGTTTTCGGACTGCAGAGTAATCGCGCGGGGGCACGGTCACAAGTCGTGGGTGAGCGTGGTGGCGTTtgaccactgcaccaccagCGTGGAGGACGGTGACCCCCCCGCTGAGTTTAGCGGTAGTGATGAGGACTTCCATGAGCAGATTCACTTTGGTGCAGGCAGAGACCGAGCGAACAGCTCTCATTCTCGTCTTTCTAAGAGAAACTCTACAGACAGTAGGCCTGTTAGTGTGACCTACAGATTTGGCTCAGTGGGCCAGGATACCCAGCTGTGTCTGTGGGACCTAACAGAGGACATTCTCTTCCCTCACCTCCCTTTGTCCCGCACTAGGACTCACACTAATGTTATGAGTGCCACAAGCCCTCCAGCCACtggacaaacaacaacaactactacgactactactactattactactactgtatCCACCACTAACCCCAGTGGCACTAATGGTAAAGACATTGTGAGCAATAGTAGCACCAGTGGCAACCCAGCTAACTCCCTCCCTAGTACCCTGCCTCGGTCCAACAGCTTGCCACACTCCTCCGCCCCAACAGGGGGCAGCACCCCCAACAGTCACACaggcagcaacaacagcagcaccaccaccaccaccaccacaaccaccaagGGCAACAGCATCATCGACAGCGCTTTCATCGCCACCGGCGTGAGCAAGTTCGCGACCCTGTCGCTACACGACTCGCGCAAAGAGCGCCACGAGAAGGACCACAAGCGAAACCACAGCATGGGTCACATCAGCAGCAAGAGCAGCGACAAGCTCAACCAGCTGAGCTCGTCGCGGACGGCCAAAACGGAGGTAGCTAAGACTCTGGGCACCACGCTGTGCCCGCGCATGGAGGACGTGCCACTGCTCGAGCCGCTGGTGTGCAAGAAGATCGCTCACGAGAGACTCACTGTGTTAATCTTCCTTGAGGACTGTCTGGTAACAGCCTGTCAGGAGGGCTTCGTTTGCACATGGGCTAGGCCTGGGAAAGTG GGATTGCTATCATCTCAAAACAACCCAGCCAACTCCCCCAGTGGAACAGTAGTATAG